In Pedobacter heparinus DSM 2366, the following are encoded in one genomic region:
- a CDS encoding cytochrome b5 domain-containing protein: MDNLPLFTKQQLALRNGQDKPEIWVAFKGLIYDVTESRLWRNGKHYEHWAGQDLTDELPDAPHTETVFEKFKPVGKLDA; this comes from the coding sequence ATGGATAACCTGCCCCTGTTTACCAAGCAACAATTAGCCCTGCGCAACGGGCAGGATAAGCCAGAGATATGGGTAGCCTTTAAAGGCCTGATATATGATGTTACAGAAAGTCGTTTATGGCGAAATGGCAAACACTATGAACATTGGGCGGGTCAGGATTTAACAGATGAACTTCCGGATGCCCCTCATACCGAAACTGTTTTTGAAAAGTTTAAGCCCGTAGGAAAACTGGACGCATAA
- a CDS encoding DUF4249 domain-containing protein, whose product MFWSCEKAIDLKLKDSDITKYVIEGAVTNQSNGCKVIISETKKFSDDNQFNGISGAIVKIENNGSTFMLTETGKGIYENLTVTGVPGQTYRLTVTIKGEVFKASSTMPAVVDFLDFTLKPNDVDTIRATPRVKFKDPLATRNYYWFQQYINDKLLMEYKVLNDEYTSGQEVNEYLVYENTTKNRALNLKKGDRLTAEMHCIDEPVFTYLFSLFGANGADNGAAPTNPLSNISGGALGFFSAHTVQLKTIVIP is encoded by the coding sequence ATGTTTTGGTCTTGCGAAAAAGCCATAGACCTCAAATTAAAAGATAGTGACATTACTAAATATGTGATTGAAGGTGCAGTTACTAACCAATCAAATGGTTGCAAGGTAATTATAAGTGAGACAAAAAAATTTAGCGATGACAACCAATTTAATGGGATAAGCGGTGCAATCGTAAAAATTGAAAACAATGGCAGCACATTTATGTTAACAGAAACAGGAAAAGGCATATATGAAAATCTGACAGTTACCGGGGTACCAGGACAAACTTACCGCCTTACAGTAACCATAAAGGGTGAGGTATTTAAGGCCTCGAGCACTATGCCTGCTGTGGTTGATTTTTTGGACTTTACACTTAAACCAAACGATGTGGACACCATCAGGGCCACGCCAAGGGTAAAATTTAAAGACCCTTTAGCAACGCGTAACTATTACTGGTTTCAGCAGTACATTAACGATAAATTGCTTATGGAATACAAGGTACTTAATGATGAATATACATCGGGGCAGGAAGTTAATGAATACCTTGTATACGAAAATACAACAAAGAACCGTGCGCTTAATTTAAAAAAAGGCGACAGACTGACTGCAGAAATGCATTGTATTGATGAACCGGTATTCACCTATCTGTTTAGCCTGTTTGGTGCAAATGGAGCTGATAATGGTGCCGCCCCTACCAATCCGCTAAGCAATATCAGCGGAGGCGCGCTTGGCTTTTTCAGTGCGCACACTGTACAGCTAAAGACTATTGTGATTCCTTAA
- a CDS encoding TonB-dependent receptor, whose protein sequence is MKSNGSVRFLTLITLILLLLALAQVRAQAQEQLTRKITITLKDEILKNALDKITSVSGVKFTYNELVAKSKITISVNAKDKPLSAVLTTAFAGQPLQFSALDKEIFIRLDLAKEKKPEAGPAANPVTSLEKHTLSGTIKSAATGETLIAATIRVADTKFATLSNEYGFYSITLPKGNYNIEVKAVGAKSYKAKADLDKNIVLNVALDDDLNELETVTITTKASKRDIESPQMGMERLSISETKNVPVLLGERDVIKTLQLLPGVKTSGEGSGGFFVRGGSADQNMILLDEAPVYNATHLLGFFSTFNSDAIKNVTLYKSGMPAQYGGALSSVLDVKMNDGNNQKFGVSGGIGLIAARINVEGPIQKDKSSFLISARRTYADMFLKLSSDSATKNSQLYFYDINLKANYFLGEKDRLFISGYFGKDILKSDNLSGIDWGNATSTIRWNHIFSSKLFSNTSLIFSNYNYKIQSNSDESSVRLFSQIRDWNFKEDLQWYANDRNTLSLGFNSIFHTIKPGEVQANGDSGFISQKLQDRYSMENAVYLSNTWKASTVLNFTYGLRVSAFSILGKGEYYTLDTEGNVTSSTNYKPGDLVKTYVNLEPRFAAALQLNSTTSIKASYVRNAQNLHLIANSNSSSPTDRWVASTNIIKPELSDQVSLGYYKNLGTDAYELTVETYYKTLQNQIDYRNGADIYTNRPIETQLLFGKGRAYGIEFLIKKKTGRLTGWLAYTLSKTERKIDGINNNTWYNARQDRTHDISIVSMYQLSKRWSLSANWVFATGNAVTFPNAKYKMLGHSYFFFSERNADRMPSYHRLDLGATRQLKQTKKFSSELNFSLYNAYGRENAYRITFRDKETDPNRTEAIRTTLFRFVPSISYNFKF, encoded by the coding sequence ATGAAATCAAATGGATCAGTCAGGTTTCTGACACTCATTACCTTAATATTGCTTTTACTGGCCTTGGCACAAGTTAGGGCACAAGCACAGGAGCAGCTTACCAGAAAAATAACAATTACCTTAAAAGATGAAATATTGAAAAATGCACTCGATAAGATCACGAGTGTAAGCGGTGTTAAGTTCACTTATAATGAACTGGTGGCCAAGAGTAAAATAACCATTAGCGTAAATGCAAAAGATAAGCCGCTTTCGGCAGTGCTTACCACAGCATTTGCCGGACAGCCACTTCAGTTTAGTGCACTTGACAAAGAAATTTTTATACGTTTAGATCTTGCTAAAGAAAAAAAGCCGGAAGCCGGCCCGGCGGCAAATCCGGTGACAAGTCTGGAAAAACACACTTTAAGTGGTACTATTAAATCTGCAGCCACAGGAGAAACACTGATAGCGGCCACCATCAGGGTTGCGGATACCAAATTTGCCACTTTAAGTAATGAATACGGATTTTATTCTATAACCCTACCAAAAGGCAATTATAACATTGAGGTAAAAGCAGTGGGCGCTAAAAGTTATAAAGCCAAGGCAGATCTAGATAAAAACATCGTCTTAAATGTGGCACTGGATGATGATTTAAATGAACTTGAAACAGTAACCATCACCACAAAAGCCAGCAAAAGAGATATTGAAAGTCCGCAAATGGGTATGGAACGACTTAGTATCAGTGAAACTAAAAATGTTCCGGTGTTGCTGGGCGAAAGGGATGTAATTAAAACCCTGCAGCTTTTACCAGGTGTAAAAACATCGGGCGAAGGGAGTGGGGGTTTCTTTGTACGTGGCGGCAGTGCCGATCAGAACATGATCCTTTTAGATGAAGCTCCGGTTTACAATGCCACCCACTTACTCGGCTTTTTCTCTACTTTCAATTCCGATGCCATTAAAAATGTAACCCTTTATAAAAGTGGCATGCCTGCCCAATATGGAGGCGCTTTATCTTCTGTTCTGGATGTTAAAATGAACGATGGCAACAATCAGAAATTTGGGGTAAGTGGTGGCATAGGCCTTATTGCAGCCCGTATCAATGTAGAGGGGCCCATACAAAAGGATAAATCTTCTTTTCTCATCTCGGCAAGAAGAACCTATGCAGATATGTTCCTTAAGCTTTCCAGCGATTCGGCTACCAAAAATTCCCAGCTGTATTTTTACGATATCAATCTTAAAGCAAACTACTTCTTAGGCGAAAAAGACCGCTTATTTATTTCAGGCTATTTTGGTAAGGATATCCTGAAGTCTGATAACCTTTCGGGAATAGACTGGGGCAATGCCACATCGACCATAAGATGGAACCATATTTTTAGCAGCAAGTTATTTTCCAATACCTCATTGATATTCAGCAATTACAATTATAAGATTCAGTCGAACAGTGACGAAAGCTCCGTCAGACTCTTCTCACAAATCAGGGACTGGAACTTCAAGGAAGACCTGCAATGGTATGCCAACGATAGAAATACACTTAGTTTGGGGTTTAACTCCATTTTTCATACCATCAAGCCCGGAGAAGTACAGGCCAATGGAGACTCCGGCTTTATTTCTCAGAAACTTCAGGACAGATATTCCATGGAAAATGCTGTTTACCTGAGTAATACCTGGAAAGCCAGCACTGTTCTTAATTTTACTTACGGCTTAAGGGTTTCGGCTTTCAGCATTCTTGGAAAAGGTGAGTATTATACCCTGGACACGGAAGGGAATGTAACCAGTTCAACGAATTACAAACCTGGTGACTTGGTTAAAACCTATGTAAACCTGGAGCCCCGTTTCGCAGCAGCGCTACAGCTAAACAGCACCACTTCAATTAAGGCTTCTTATGTGAGAAATGCCCAGAACCTGCACCTGATTGCCAACTCAAATTCTTCATCACCTACAGACAGGTGGGTTGCAAGTACCAATATCATTAAACCTGAACTTAGCGATCAGGTATCACTGGGCTATTACAAAAACCTGGGTACTGATGCTTATGAGCTCACTGTTGAAACATATTATAAAACGCTTCAAAATCAGATCGACTACCGTAATGGTGCCGACATTTACACCAACAGGCCCATAGAGACCCAATTGCTATTTGGTAAGGGAAGGGCTTATGGTATCGAATTTCTGATCAAAAAGAAAACAGGTCGGTTAACAGGCTGGCTGGCCTATACTTTGTCTAAAACCGAAAGAAAAATAGATGGCATCAACAACAATACCTGGTATAATGCCAGACAGGACAGGACACACGACATTTCTATAGTAAGCATGTACCAGCTCAGTAAAAGATGGTCTCTATCAGCCAATTGGGTATTTGCCACAGGAAATGCCGTTACCTTTCCAAACGCAAAATACAAAATGCTCGGGCACAGTTATTTCTTTTTCTCGGAAAGGAATGCCGACAGGATGCCGAGCTATCACCGCCTGGATCTGGGTGCAACAAGGCAGCTAAAACAGACCAAAAAGTTCTCATCAGAACTTAATTTCAGTCTTTATAATGCTTACGGACGCGAGAATGCCTATCGCATTACTTTTAGGGATAAGGAAACAGACCCCAACAGAACAGAAGCCATCAGAACAACGCTTTTCAGGTTCGTTCCGTCAATTTCGTATAATTTTAAATTTTAA
- a CDS encoding DUF2200 domain-containing protein, giving the protein MNNANHARVYKMSFASVYPHYIQKAEKKGRTKEEVDEIIYWLTGYDQQTLQQHIDNKTDFETFFARAPQINPNISKITGVICGYRVEEIEDQLIQKVRYLDKLIDELAKGKPMDKILRK; this is encoded by the coding sequence ATGAATAATGCAAATCATGCAAGGGTATATAAAATGTCCTTTGCAAGTGTCTATCCACACTACATCCAAAAAGCGGAGAAAAAAGGGCGCACAAAAGAGGAAGTAGACGAAATCATATACTGGCTAACAGGATATGATCAGCAAACATTACAACAGCATATAGATAACAAAACCGACTTTGAGACCTTTTTTGCCCGGGCACCACAAATAAATCCTAATATTTCAAAAATTACCGGAGTAATCTGCGGTTATCGTGTTGAAGAAATCGAAGACCAACTTATACAGAAAGTCCGTTATCTGGATAAGCTGATCGATGAACTGGCGAAAGGAAAGCCAATGGATAAAATTTTAAGAAAATAA
- a CDS encoding FecR family protein encodes MKEKEQFKHLYQLYLNNLCNAEELKQFFELLNRNRDDQGISAMLSDTWDRTDLTPETGLVPTFIDQPLKTVKLTPIRRSVFGLRRFMTAAAVLLVLTGIYFYRADIAKVFNPVAKAQLFSSAGERKQIRLADGTKVWLSRNSKLSYPDKFEGPDRQVSLEGEAFFEVTHDSSHPFIIKSGAVSTTVLGTSFNVSAYKQQHTINVTLVTGKVTVALNGQNNTKRDTIVANQQLIVDKITSSITKLNYPDAAAFLNRRLGLYEYRGAALQEVQQDLENQYNIKIELGPGLAAATFYGNLNMTDALHETLNKLCTVMETKWKKDGGHYELIK; translated from the coding sequence TTGAAAGAGAAAGAGCAATTTAAACACTTATACCAGCTTTATTTAAACAACCTCTGCAATGCGGAGGAACTTAAACAGTTTTTTGAGCTGCTGAACAGGAACAGGGACGATCAGGGAATTAGCGCCATGCTTTCGGATACCTGGGACCGTACAGATTTAACTCCCGAAACAGGCCTTGTTCCTACATTTATAGATCAGCCATTAAAAACAGTAAAACTAACCCCTATCAGGCGATCAGTATTTGGCCTGCGAAGATTTATGACAGCAGCAGCTGTATTGTTGGTTTTAACAGGGATATATTTTTACAGAGCTGATATAGCAAAGGTATTCAACCCTGTGGCCAAAGCCCAGCTGTTCAGTTCTGCTGGCGAACGCAAACAAATCCGGCTGGCCGATGGTACCAAAGTATGGCTGAGCCGGAACAGTAAACTGAGTTATCCGGATAAATTTGAAGGGCCTGACCGCCAGGTAAGTCTCGAAGGAGAGGCCTTTTTCGAAGTAACCCATGATAGCAGCCATCCTTTTATCATTAAGAGTGGGGCAGTAAGTACAACCGTACTGGGCACCAGCTTTAACGTTAGTGCATACAAACAACAACACACTATAAATGTTACCCTGGTTACTGGTAAGGTGACCGTGGCCCTTAATGGCCAGAACAATACCAAGCGTGATACCATTGTAGCCAATCAACAGTTGATTGTTGATAAAATTACATCCAGTATCACAAAGCTAAACTATCCGGATGCGGCTGCTTTCCTGAACAGGAGGTTAGGCCTGTATGAATACAGGGGAGCAGCACTTCAGGAAGTTCAGCAAGACCTCGAAAACCAATACAACATCAAAATTGAACTTGGTCCCGGCTTAGCTGCCGCCACTTTTTATGGTAACCTGAACATGACAGATGCACTTCATGAAACTTTAAATAAACTATGTACGGTAATGGAAACTAAATGGAAGAAAGATGGAGGACATTATGAGCTGATAAAATAA
- a CDS encoding lycopene cyclase domain-containing protein, with translation MNNSYIKTILLASCLTGIFFSLITFLLSALGVLSVGQQTLSKLLIAGLPFIIPALALWLYQFLNSRFPNNSLEKFSLLVSNILLGICVAMLFFGYQKWYTLITTFILLSLLIYIEYLNKLRFMYRFYRLFILLLILFYPVYLMVITHGFLKFNAEASLKLGIGGVSIEAFFYLMAMLLMAVYLFELFKHKISKSNG, from the coding sequence ATGAACAATAGTTATATCAAAACAATATTATTAGCCAGTTGTTTAACAGGAATTTTCTTTTCTCTTATTACATTTCTTTTATCGGCACTGGGGGTATTATCTGTTGGTCAGCAAACTTTAAGCAAACTCCTTATAGCTGGTCTTCCCTTCATCATCCCCGCATTGGCTTTATGGCTTTATCAGTTTTTAAATTCAAGGTTTCCAAACAACAGCCTCGAAAAATTCAGTTTACTTGTCAGCAACATTCTGCTGGGCATTTGTGTAGCAATGCTATTTTTTGGATACCAGAAGTGGTATACCCTAATTACCACTTTTATCTTGTTAAGTCTGTTAATTTACATTGAATATCTAAACAAATTAAGGTTTATGTACCGCTTTTACCGGTTGTTTATACTTTTGCTGATCCTTTTTTATCCTGTTTACCTGATGGTGATTACACATGGATTCTTAAAATTTAATGCAGAAGCTTCATTAAAATTAGGCATTGGAGGCGTTTCGATCGAGGCTTTCTTTTATTTAATGGCCATGCTGTTAATGGCCGTATATCTGTTTGAACTTTTTAAGCATAAAATAAGCAAATCCAATGGATAA
- a CDS encoding PfkB family carbohydrate kinase, with protein MSLIIIGTVAFDAIETPFGKTDKIVGGAATYASLAASYFYDKVKIVAVVGDDFGQKNIDTFAEHRIDTEGLQVKAGEKSFFWSGKYHNDMNSRDTLVTELNVLEAFDPIIPDNYQDCEYLMLGNLTPIVQQTVIKRLKNKPKLIVLDTMNFWMDIMMTDLLETIKMVDVLTINDAEARQLSGEYSLVKAAKKILTMGPKYLIIKKGEHGALLFGEGKIFSAPALPLAEVFDPTGAGDTFAGGFIGYMAKVGTVNFNNMKNAIIFGSALASFCVEKFGIEKILNLKQEEVAARVQEFVNLSAFTIEP; from the coding sequence ATGAGCCTGATAATCATAGGAACTGTAGCTTTTGATGCTATTGAAACCCCCTTTGGAAAAACCGATAAAATAGTTGGTGGTGCTGCAACTTATGCCAGTTTAGCCGCATCTTACTTCTACGATAAGGTAAAAATTGTTGCTGTAGTGGGTGATGACTTTGGACAAAAGAACATTGATACATTTGCTGAACACCGTATAGACACTGAAGGACTGCAGGTAAAGGCAGGCGAAAAGTCGTTCTTCTGGTCTGGTAAATATCACAACGACATGAACAGTCGTGATACCCTGGTTACAGAATTGAATGTACTTGAAGCTTTCGACCCGATCATACCAGACAATTACCAGGACTGTGAATACCTGATGTTGGGCAACCTGACGCCGATTGTACAGCAAACGGTGATCAAACGTCTTAAAAATAAGCCAAAGCTGATTGTTCTGGATACCATGAACTTCTGGATGGACATTATGATGACTGATTTATTGGAAACTATTAAAATGGTGGATGTGCTGACCATCAATGATGCCGAAGCTCGCCAGCTTTCAGGTGAATACTCTTTGGTTAAGGCAGCAAAAAAAATCCTGACTATGGGGCCGAAATATCTGATCATTAAAAAAGGTGAGCACGGTGCACTATTGTTTGGCGAAGGCAAGATCTTCTCTGCGCCAGCCCTCCCGCTTGCTGAAGTATTTGACCCTACCGGTGCTGGTGATACTTTTGCCGGTGGTTTTATTGGTTATATGGCTAAAGTGGGAACAGTCAATTTTAATAACATGAAAAATGCCATTATTTTCGGATCTGCACTGGCTTCTTTTTGTGTAGAAAAATTTGGGATAGAGAAAATTTTAAATCTAAAGCAAGAAGAAGTAGCTGCAAGGGTGCAGGAATTTGTAAACCTGAGTGCATTTACTATAGAGCCGTAG
- a CDS encoding TetR/AcrR family transcriptional regulator, whose amino-acid sequence MENQDKKKVLIIEAALKRFAHYGLSKTTMTEIAKDISFSKALLYYYFPDKLSLYVSAIEHLMQIISRDLVKSIDKTSSSTEGIFKLLQKRQSFIQKYYNLLESTQLIGNELPDDLYQKFSKARAFEAIIISSLFSRGVTSGEFIIEDPKLTTEIFIDALSGIHFNIMSKDKNIFPVKEQFKQIFIKEKLFAEIFLEGLRPKK is encoded by the coding sequence ATGGAAAATCAGGATAAAAAGAAAGTTTTAATTATTGAAGCGGCATTAAAACGGTTTGCTCATTATGGATTGTCTAAAACAACCATGACGGAAATCGCAAAAGACATATCGTTCTCCAAAGCTTTGCTTTATTACTATTTCCCTGATAAATTGAGCCTGTATGTAAGTGCAATAGAACACCTGATGCAGATCATCAGCAGAGATCTGGTGAAATCTATTGACAAAACAAGCAGCTCAACAGAAGGCATATTCAAACTGCTGCAAAAAAGACAATCTTTTATTCAAAAATATTACAATCTCCTGGAATCTACGCAACTTATTGGTAATGAACTACCTGATGATCTGTACCAGAAATTCAGTAAGGCAAGGGCTTTTGAAGCCATAATTATCAGCTCTTTGTTTAGCCGGGGCGTTACAAGCGGAGAGTTTATAATAGAAGATCCGAAACTGACAACAGAAATATTCATCGATGCCCTATCTGGCATACACTTCAACATCATGTCTAAAGACAAGAACATATTCCCTGTAAAAGAGCAGTTTAAACAAATATTTATCAAGGAAAAACTGTTCGCCGAGATTTTTCTGGAAGGATTAAGGCCAAAAAAATAA
- a CDS encoding pirin family protein, producing MSNINLIIEERPASIGSFMVGRLLPFREKRMVGPFAFIDHMGPVCMSDTENMDVPPHPHIGLSTLTYLFEGSIMHKDSLGTEVEIKPGQVNWMTAGKGIVHSERTPQYLRHSDKMMHGLQIWVALPKHLEEMEPEFFHVEGKGLPEWEENGVHFKLIAGEVFGRKSEVPVYSPLYFLELKTKGPRSIQIGKDLFGESALYILEGAIESEGNTFGPKQLLVAKDSKLCAFNMQENTTIYIFGGEPFDEGRIIYWNFVASTPERIEEAKTMWLEQSFVPVPGETDFVPLPPQSDHIKPHKPG from the coding sequence ATGTCAAACATCAATCTGATTATTGAAGAAAGACCGGCCAGCATAGGGAGCTTTATGGTGGGCAGGCTATTGCCTTTCCGTGAGAAAAGAATGGTAGGCCCCTTTGCATTTATAGACCACATGGGGCCGGTTTGTATGAGTGATACCGAGAATATGGATGTGCCACCACATCCGCATATCGGACTGTCGACACTTACCTATCTTTTTGAGGGGAGCATTATGCACAAGGATAGTTTGGGTACTGAAGTAGAAATAAAACCCGGACAGGTAAACTGGATGACTGCCGGTAAAGGAATTGTACACTCAGAAAGAACACCTCAGTACCTGCGCCATTCGGATAAAATGATGCATGGGCTGCAGATCTGGGTGGCCCTGCCAAAACACCTGGAAGAGATGGAACCTGAGTTTTTTCATGTGGAAGGAAAAGGCTTGCCTGAATGGGAAGAAAACGGAGTACATTTTAAACTTATTGCCGGTGAAGTTTTTGGCAGAAAATCTGAGGTGCCGGTCTATAGCCCCCTTTATTTTCTGGAATTAAAAACCAAAGGTCCGCGATCTATTCAGATAGGTAAGGACCTTTTTGGGGAGAGTGCCTTGTACATTTTAGAAGGCGCCATCGAAAGTGAGGGCAATACTTTTGGCCCGAAACAGTTACTGGTAGCAAAAGACAGCAAGCTTTGTGCATTTAACATGCAGGAAAATACAACCATTTATATTTTTGGAGGTGAACCTTTTGATGAAGGACGGATCATTTACTGGAATTTTGTAGCCTCTACACCTGAAAGGATTGAAGAAGCAAAAACAATGTGGTTGGAGCAATCATTTGTTCCGGTACCCGGAGAAACTGATTTTGTGCCCCTGCCACCACAAAGTGATCACATTAAGCCCCATAAACCAGGTTAA
- a CDS encoding sterol desaturase family protein, with the protein MNELDQGITVGALFGFVILLTLFEMYFSYAHDRKHYHGRDTLTNIYLMIAAFVINVLTKAGTFMLLDYVYHHYRLFQVKNIYLYWLVLILAQDLLYWLLHYTGHYVRFFWAMHVTHHSSPYFNLTTGFRSTVFEPLYRVFFYLPLAFMGFSAMDILFAYLVTQIYGNLVHTQTIGKLQPWFEYIFVTPSHHRVHHASNLRYLDKNMGMVLILWDRLFGTFQEEVPEEEIVYGLTKQPEDTGAVNIIFHEFKALIADAKKAPDFKDKVKYFLYPPGWSHDGSSQTAKTMQREMKQQKVA; encoded by the coding sequence ATGAATGAATTAGATCAAGGTATAACCGTTGGGGCATTGTTTGGCTTTGTCATATTGCTTACCTTATTCGAAATGTATTTTAGTTACGCCCATGATAGAAAACACTATCATGGGCGTGATACCCTTACCAATATCTATTTGATGATTGCAGCATTTGTAATCAATGTGCTAACCAAAGCAGGCACATTTATGCTGCTGGATTATGTTTACCATCATTACAGGCTTTTCCAGGTCAAGAACATTTACCTATACTGGCTTGTATTGATCCTGGCACAAGACCTGCTTTACTGGCTGCTGCACTATACCGGCCACTATGTGCGTTTTTTTTGGGCCATGCACGTTACCCATCACTCTTCCCCCTATTTTAACCTCACAACAGGGTTCCGTTCTACTGTTTTCGAACCCTTATACCGGGTGTTTTTTTATTTGCCACTTGCCTTTATGGGCTTTAGTGCCATGGATATTTTATTTGCCTACCTGGTTACCCAGATTTACGGTAATCTGGTGCATACCCAAACCATAGGCAAGTTGCAGCCCTGGTTCGAATATATCTTTGTAACACCATCACACCATCGGGTCCATCACGCCAGTAACCTGAGGTACCTGGACAAAAATATGGGTATGGTGCTTATTTTATGGGACCGACTTTTCGGCACTTTTCAGGAAGAAGTTCCGGAAGAAGAGATTGTATATGGCTTAACCAAACAGCCTGAAGACACGGGGGCTGTAAATATCATTTTTCATGAATTCAAGGCCTTAATCGCCGACGCAAAGAAAGCTCCTGATTTTAAGGATAAGGTAAAATATTTTTTATACCCACCAGGATGGAGCCATGATGGCAGCAGCCAGACAGCCAAAACAATGCAACGTGAAATGAAACAGCAGAAAGTGGCTTAA
- a CDS encoding RNA polymerase sigma factor produces MTKNEFNLQLHNHSVSLQSFALNFTKDIEDANDLVQDTMLKAVTYYGKFKEGTNLKGWLFTIMKNTFINNYRRLVKTNALITKSDDISSANLHYSATKNSSESKFIIGDINKALATLQPEYYIPFVKYFEGYKYHEIAEMLEIPIGTVKTRIHVARQILKKYLKTYSKDILGTEVM; encoded by the coding sequence ATGACAAAAAATGAGTTCAACCTACAGCTTCACAATCATTCTGTTTCTTTACAATCATTCGCTTTAAATTTTACCAAAGACATCGAAGATGCAAATGATCTGGTTCAAGATACTATGCTAAAGGCGGTTACCTATTATGGGAAGTTTAAAGAAGGCACCAATTTAAAAGGATGGCTGTTTACAATTATGAAGAATACCTTCATTAATAATTACAGGCGCCTGGTGAAAACCAATGCACTGATTACGAAATCTGATGACATTTCATCTGCAAACCTGCATTATAGTGCAACCAAAAATTCCAGTGAAAGCAAATTTATTATAGGAGATATTAATAAGGCATTAGCCACGCTGCAACCCGAATATTATATACCTTTTGTTAAGTATTTTGAAGGATATAAATACCATGAAATTGCAGAAATGCTTGAAATTCCAATAGGAACGGTAAAAACCAGGATCCATGTTGCCCGGCAAATCCTTAAAAAATACCTGAAAACCTATTCAAAAGATATTTTGGGTACGGAAGTGATGTAA
- the murB gene encoding UDP-N-acetylmuramate dehydrogenase, with protein MLVLQENISLKPYNTFGVNVCSSFFAEIFTEPDLEELLGMAVSSAQKLLVLGGGSNLLFTKDFDGLVLKISIPGISSKVDQDNVMVTAGAGVVWNDLVNYCVGNGFAGVENLSLIPGTVGAAPIQNIGAYGVELKDVFHSCTAYEIATAEKRVFNFEDCRFGYRDSIFKNELKGRYIITAVSFKLSRHAVLHTQYGAIQAELLNRNITNPTIADISKVVSAIRVSKLPDPSTIGNAGSFFKNPVIDQAQFESVLAKFPDVVHYPMPGDQVKLAAGWLIEQCGFKGKVAGQTGTWKNQALVLVNHGSATGQEVYAFSEEIINTVYAKFGVKLEREVNIL; from the coding sequence ATGTTAGTCCTGCAAGAAAATATTTCCCTCAAACCATATAATACATTTGGCGTTAACGTTTGTTCTAGTTTTTTTGCAGAGATTTTTACTGAACCCGATTTAGAGGAATTGCTGGGAATGGCTGTAAGCAGTGCACAAAAGTTATTGGTTTTGGGAGGGGGAAGTAATCTTTTATTTACTAAGGATTTTGATGGCCTTGTGCTGAAAATAAGTATACCGGGTATTTCCTCAAAGGTTGATCAGGATAATGTAATGGTAACTGCAGGGGCAGGGGTGGTGTGGAACGATCTGGTAAACTACTGTGTAGGGAATGGTTTTGCTGGTGTGGAAAACCTGAGCCTGATCCCGGGAACCGTAGGTGCGGCGCCGATCCAGAATATTGGTGCTTATGGGGTAGAGCTGAAAGATGTTTTTCATTCCTGTACCGCTTACGAAATTGCCACGGCAGAAAAAAGGGTTTTTAATTTTGAGGATTGCAGATTTGGCTACCGTGACAGTATTTTTAAAAATGAGCTGAAGGGCAGGTATATCATTACTGCCGTTAGTTTTAAATTGAGCAGGCATGCCGTACTCCATACGCAGTACGGAGCCATTCAGGCCGAACTGTTAAACAGGAATATTACCAATCCTACGATAGCAGATATCTCTAAGGTTGTTTCGGCGATAAGGGTCAGTAAGTTGCCAGACCCCTCGACAATTGGCAATGCAGGGAGCTTCTTTAAGAACCCGGTGATTGACCAGGCTCAATTTGAATCTGTGCTGGCCAAATTTCCGGATGTTGTCCATTATCCTATGCCCGGAGATCAGGTTAAACTGGCTGCAGGCTGGCTGATTGAGCAATGTGGCTTTAAAGGTAAAGTGGCAGGGCAAACAGGCACATGGAAAAACCAGGCATTGGTATTGGTAAATCATGGTTCCGCAACAGGACAGGAAGTGTATGCTTTTTCGGAGGAAATTATCAATACAGTATATGCCAAGTTTGGTGTAAAACTGGAAAGAGAAGTAAATATTTTGTGA